A single genomic interval of Lactococcus sp. S-13 harbors:
- the arcA gene encoding arginine deiminase: MNNGINVNSEIGKLKSVLLHRPGAEVENITPDTMHQLLFDDIPYLKIAQKEHDFFAQTLRDNGAETVYIENLATEVFDASSAVKGEFLDRLLHEAGYRPGRTYDGLTEYLTSMETKDMVDKIYAGVRKNELDIPRTALSDMAGSDAENHFYLNPLPNAYFTRDPQASMGVGMTINKMTFPARQPESLITEYIMANHPRFKDTPIWRDRNHTTRVEGGDELILNKTTVAIGVSERTSSKTIQNLAKELFANPLSTFDTVLAVEIPHNHAMMHLDTVFTMINHDQFTVFPGIMDGAGNINVFILRPGKDGEVEIERMNDLKLALKKVLNLSELDLIECGSGDPIAAPREQWNDGSNTLAIAPGEIVTYDRNYVTIELLKEHGIKVHEILSSELGRGRGGARCMSQPLWREDI; this comes from the coding sequence ATGAACAACGGAATAAATGTCAACTCAGAAATCGGGAAATTAAAATCAGTTCTCCTTCATCGTCCAGGTGCTGAAGTAGAAAATATTACCCCAGATACAATGCATCAACTTTTATTTGATGATATTCCTTATCTCAAAATTGCTCAAAAAGAGCATGATTTCTTCGCTCAAACATTGCGTGACAATGGAGCAGAAACAGTTTATATTGAAAATCTTGCTACTGAAGTGTTTGATGCTTCATCTGCTGTTAAAGGTGAATTTTTGGATCGCTTGTTGCATGAAGCGGGTTACCGTCCAGGCCGTACTTACGATGGTTTGACTGAATACTTGACTTCAATGGAAACAAAAGATATGGTCGACAAAATTTATGCAGGTGTTCGTAAAAATGAATTGGATATTCCACGTACAGCACTTAGCGACATGGCTGGTTCTGACGCTGAAAATCATTTCTACCTCAACCCATTGCCAAATGCATACTTCACACGTGACCCACAAGCTTCAATGGGTGTCGGAATGACAATCAACAAAATGACTTTCCCAGCGCGTCAACCTGAAAGCTTGATTACAGAGTACATCATGGCTAACCACCCACGTTTCAAAGACACACCAATCTGGCGTGACCGCAATCACACAACACGTGTTGAGGGTGGAGATGAGTTGATTTTGAACAAAACAACTGTTGCAATCGGTGTTTCTGAACGGACTTCATCTAAAACAATTCAAAACTTGGCAAAAGAATTGTTCGCTAATCCATTGTCAACATTCGACACAGTATTGGCTGTTGAAATTCCACACAACCATGCGATGATGCACTTGGATACAGTATTTACAATGATTAACCACGACCAATTCACAGTATTCCCAGGAATTATGGATGGTGCAGGTAACATCAATGTCTTCATTCTTCGTCCTGGTAAAGATGGTGAAGTTGAAATCGAACGAATGAACGATCTTAAATTGGCACTTAAGAAAGTCCTCAACCTTTCAGAACTTGACTTGATTGAATGTGGTAGTGGCGATCCAATCGCAGCACCACGTGAACAATGGAATGACGGTTCAAACACACTTGCGATTGCACCAGGTGAAATCGTGACTTACGACCGTAACTACGTGACTATC
- the argS gene encoding arginine--tRNA ligase, producing the protein MDEKQLVSQALSAALDGNLGAEQITAMIEKPKSSDLGDLAFPAFQLAKTLRKAPQAIAAEIAEKIDTTGFEKVIAVGPYVNFFLDKNATASAVIKNVLTEGAQYGAENIGQGGNVPVDMSAPNIAKPFSIGHLRSTVIGDSIAKIYEKLGYQPIKINHLGDWGKQFGLLITAYKKYGDEATITANPIDELLKLYVQINAEAKEDPAVDEEGREWFLKMEQGDEEALRIWKWFSDVSLIEFNRIYDKLGVSFDHYMGESFYSDKMDAIVDDLESKNLLHESKGALIVDLEKYNLNPALIKKTDGATLYITRDLATAVYRKNTFNFVKSLYVVGGEQANHFKQLKAVLKEEGYDWSDDMTHIQFGMVTQGGKKFSTRKGHVVKLEMALDEAVERAEKQIEEKNPNLANKEEVAQQVGVGAVKFYDLKTDRNNGYDFDLDEMVSFEGETGPYVQYAHARIQSILRKANRPVDLENLSITVSDAEAWEIVKFLKEFPNIVKRAADNYEPSVIAKYAISLAQAFNKYYAHVRILEDNAELDSRLALISATAIVLKEALRLLGVAAPENM; encoded by the coding sequence ATGGATGAAAAACAATTAGTAAGCCAAGCACTGTCTGCTGCACTCGACGGTAACCTTGGAGCAGAACAAATCACAGCTATGATCGAAAAACCAAAATCATCAGATTTGGGTGACCTAGCATTCCCAGCTTTTCAACTGGCAAAAACGCTTCGTAAAGCACCACAAGCGATTGCCGCTGAAATTGCTGAAAAAATTGACACAACAGGATTTGAAAAAGTTATTGCCGTTGGGCCTTATGTAAACTTTTTCTTGGACAAAAATGCCACAGCTTCAGCCGTCATCAAAAATGTTTTGACAGAGGGCGCACAGTATGGTGCTGAAAATATTGGTCAAGGGGGCAATGTCCCAGTGGATATGTCCGCACCAAATATTGCTAAACCTTTCTCAATCGGCCATTTGCGCTCGACAGTTATCGGGGATTCTATTGCCAAAATTTATGAAAAATTGGGCTATCAACCGATCAAAATCAATCACTTGGGTGACTGGGGTAAACAATTTGGTCTTTTGATTACAGCCTATAAAAAATATGGCGATGAAGCAACAATCACTGCTAATCCAATCGACGAACTTTTGAAACTCTACGTACAAATCAACGCTGAAGCTAAAGAAGACCCAGCCGTTGACGAAGAAGGACGTGAATGGTTCCTCAAAATGGAACAAGGTGACGAAGAAGCGCTCCGTATTTGGAAATGGTTCTCTGACGTTTCACTGATTGAATTTAACCGAATTTATGATAAATTGGGTGTGTCCTTTGATCACTACATGGGCGAAAGCTTCTACAGTGATAAAATGGATGCTATTGTTGACGATTTGGAAAGCAAAAATCTCTTACATGAATCAAAAGGGGCTTTGATTGTTGACCTTGAAAAATACAACCTTAATCCTGCTTTGATTAAGAAAACAGATGGTGCAACGCTTTACATCACGCGCGATTTGGCAACGGCTGTTTACCGTAAAAATACTTTCAACTTTGTGAAATCACTGTATGTTGTTGGTGGTGAGCAAGCCAACCACTTCAAACAGCTCAAAGCTGTGTTGAAAGAAGAAGGCTACGATTGGTCTGACGATATGACGCACATTCAGTTTGGGATGGTTACACAAGGTGGGAAGAAATTCTCTACGCGTAAAGGTCACGTCGTTAAACTTGAAATGGCACTTGATGAAGCTGTTGAACGTGCTGAAAAACAAATCGAAGAAAAAAATCCAAACTTGGCAAACAAAGAAGAAGTTGCACAACAAGTTGGGGTTGGTGCCGTGAAATTCTACGATTTGAAGACTGATCGTAACAATGGTTATGACTTTGATTTGGACGAGATGGTATCATTTGAGGGTGAAACGGGGCCTTATGTTCAATACGCTCACGCTCGGATTCAGTCTATCTTGCGTAAAGCAAACCGCCCAGTTGATCTTGAAAATCTTTCAATCACTGTTTCTGACGCTGAAGCTTGGGAAATCGTGAAATTCTTGAAAGAATTTCCAAATATTGTCAAACGTGCGGCGGATAATTATGAACCTTCAGTCATTGCTAAATATGCAATTTCATTGGCTCAAGCCTTTAATAAATACTACGCTCACGTCCGTATCTTGGAAGATAACGCTGAATTAGATTCACGTTTGGCGCTCATCAGTGCAACAGCAATTGTTTTGAAAGAAGCTTTGCGTTTGCTCGGTGTTGCTGCTCCTGAAAATATGTAA
- the argR gene encoding arginine repressor, which yields MKRDDRLEIIKEIVTNNKISTQEELQELLLERGVTVTQATLSRDIRKLNIIKKRDKGESFYSFLTSGNEKINSDLHLYFYNFVLSASCVGALVVIRTKLGEADLLANALDDERDNRTDILGTIAGADTLLVICASEKDATVLTGEIKYILMG from the coding sequence ATGAAGAGAGACGACCGTTTAGAAATTATTAAGGAAATTGTCACAAACAACAAGATTTCCACACAAGAAGAATTGCAAGAGTTGCTTTTAGAACGTGGTGTGACAGTGACTCAGGCGACTTTGTCCCGTGATATCAGAAAATTAAATATCATTAAAAAAAGAGATAAGGGCGAAAGTTTTTACTCGTTTTTAACGTCTGGAAATGAAAAAATCAATTCTGATTTACATTTATATTTTTATAATTTCGTTCTTTCTGCCTCTTGCGTCGGTGCTTTGGTGGTGATTCGGACAAAACTTGGCGAGGCTGATTTGTTAGCAAATGCCCTAGATGATGAGCGAGACAATCGCACAGATATTTTGGGAACAATTGCCGGAGCAGATACTTTACTTGTTATTTGTGCTTCTGAAAAAGACGCTACCGTCTTAACCGGAGAGATTAAATATATTTTAATGGGTTAA
- a CDS encoding 2-isopropylmalate synthase produces the protein MTRKIEFFDTTLRDGEQTPGVSFSIDEKVAIAKQLEKWGITVIEAGFPAASPDSFEAVQQIARSLKTTSVTGLARCVISDIDKAYEAVKDAVHPQIHVFIATSPIHLQYKLKMTEEQVLASIKECVSYARSKIDVIEFSPEDATRSDREFLLKAVQTAVDAGATYINIPDTVGYTTPAEFTEIFTYLINNIHSEREIIFSPHCHDDLGMAVANSLAAIKAGAGRVEGTVNGIGERAGNAALEEIAVALHIRNDFYEAQSPLNLAETVNTAALVSQYSGIAIPKNKAVVGANAFAHESGIHQDGVLKNALTYEIITPELVGLTHNALPLGKLSGRHAFTEKLNALGISYKTSDIDTLFAKFKRLADKKREITDADIRALVSGVIIKNPTGFEFDHVRFDNNTDENSHKAIVSLKNQEDEILSQTATGSGSIDAIFKAIDHFFQHDIKLDSYNVDAVTNGIDAQAQVHVTVTNPTSQTCFNATGSDYDVLAASAKAYFNANILVQKENKQGSQKVISAHAGI, from the coding sequence ATGACAAGAAAAATTGAATTTTTTGACACCACTCTGCGTGATGGCGAGCAAACACCGGGCGTGAGCTTTTCTATTGATGAAAAAGTTGCGATAGCTAAGCAACTTGAAAAATGGGGAATTACAGTCATCGAAGCTGGCTTTCCAGCAGCCAGTCCCGATTCATTTGAAGCAGTCCAACAAATTGCTAGAAGCTTGAAAACAACGAGTGTAACTGGTCTTGCACGTTGTGTCATTTCAGATATTGACAAGGCCTATGAAGCTGTCAAAGATGCCGTACATCCACAAATTCACGTGTTTATTGCAACAAGCCCGATTCATTTGCAATATAAGCTAAAAATGACCGAAGAACAAGTTTTAGCAAGCATTAAAGAATGTGTCAGTTATGCTCGTTCAAAAATTGATGTCATCGAATTTTCCCCTGAGGATGCCACGCGCAGCGATCGTGAGTTTCTACTCAAAGCTGTCCAAACTGCAGTAGATGCTGGTGCAACTTACATCAATATTCCTGATACCGTTGGCTATACAACTCCTGCTGAATTTACCGAAATTTTCACTTATTTAATCAATAACATTCATTCTGAACGCGAGATTATTTTCAGTCCTCATTGCCACGATGATCTGGGGATGGCTGTGGCCAATTCGCTTGCTGCCATCAAAGCAGGTGCTGGTCGTGTAGAAGGAACGGTCAACGGGATTGGCGAACGTGCTGGAAATGCTGCTTTAGAAGAAATCGCCGTTGCTTTGCATATCAGAAATGATTTTTATGAAGCTCAAAGTCCCCTAAATCTTGCTGAGACAGTCAATACAGCGGCACTTGTCTCTCAATATTCAGGTATTGCCATTCCTAAAAACAAAGCTGTTGTCGGTGCAAATGCTTTTGCTCACGAATCTGGTATTCACCAAGATGGTGTTCTCAAAAATGCCTTGACTTACGAAATTATCACGCCTGAACTTGTTGGCTTGACGCATAATGCCCTCCCACTTGGCAAGCTATCTGGACGTCATGCTTTTACCGAAAAACTCAATGCTCTCGGAATCAGCTACAAAACTTCTGATATTGACACTTTATTTGCAAAATTCAAACGACTGGCTGATAAAAAGAGAGAAATTACTGACGCCGACATTCGTGCTTTGGTCAGTGGAGTCATCATCAAAAATCCTACAGGTTTTGAATTTGACCATGTTCGCTTTGACAATAATACTGACGAAAATTCGCACAAAGCGATTGTCAGCTTGAAAAATCAAGAAGATGAAATTCTCTCTCAAACTGCTACTGGTTCTGGTTCAATCGATGCTATTTTCAAAGCCATTGACCACTTCTTCCAACACGACATCAAGCTCGATTCTTACAATGTTGATGCTGTCACCAATGGCATTGATGCTCAAGCTCAAGTCCACGTCACCGTCACTAATCCCACTAGCCAAACGTGTTTCAATGCCACAGGAAGTGATTACGACGTCCTTGCCGCCTCTGCAAAAGCTTACTTCAATGCCAATATTTTGGTTCAAAAGGAAAACAAGCAAGGCAGTCAAAAAGTCATTTCAGCACACGCTGGAATTTGA
- a CDS encoding HAD family hydrolase yields MDYSKIKIPRKIVTDLDGTLLRTNKTISQRTANTLLCCKNLGYQIIVATARPPRDIYKLLPECLKDNPIICYNGALVLHDRKVLYQHGLPQKTVLEIEKVAKINGYNKICLEIDNQLFANFDAWEDYGWVCKLVDFQNLSFDEALKVIVCSETPISEYFLNKLPQESSGVLTDKARLCQIMQTNVSKANSLNKIIGNREFIAFGDDNNDLEMLTATSFGVAMENATESLKKVATAITATNDEDGVALFLEENILKNGEIQQ; encoded by the coding sequence ATGGACTACTCTAAAATAAAAATACCTAGAAAAATTGTTACCGATCTTGATGGGACTCTATTGAGAACCAATAAAACAATTTCACAACGAACGGCAAATACTTTGTTATGTTGCAAAAATCTAGGCTATCAAATCATCGTTGCAACTGCCCGTCCACCGCGTGATATCTATAAACTTCTACCTGAATGTCTGAAAGATAATCCTATTATTTGCTACAATGGAGCACTCGTTTTACATGACAGAAAAGTACTTTATCAGCATGGTCTACCCCAAAAAACCGTCTTAGAAATTGAAAAAGTCGCTAAAATAAATGGATATAATAAGATTTGTCTTGAAATTGATAATCAGCTTTTTGCCAACTTTGATGCTTGGGAAGACTATGGTTGGGTTTGTAAGTTAGTGGATTTTCAAAATTTAAGCTTTGACGAGGCTTTGAAAGTAATCGTTTGTAGTGAAACACCTATTTCAGAATATTTTCTCAACAAATTACCTCAAGAAAGCTCTGGTGTTTTGACAGATAAAGCTCGATTGTGCCAAATTATGCAAACGAACGTTTCCAAAGCCAATAGTTTAAATAAAATCATCGGAAATAGAGAATTTATTGCTTTTGGAGATGACAATAATGACTTAGAGATGCTGACTGCTACCTCGTTTGGTGTAGCTATGGAAAATGCCACAGAATCCCTTAAAAAAGTGGCAACTGCAATCACAGCAACAAACGACGAAGACGGTGTCGCCTTATTCTTAGAAGAGAACATCTTAAAAAATGGAGAAATACAACAATGA
- the leuB gene encoding 3-isopropylmalate dehydrogenase: MNKIVTLAGDGIGPEIMAAGLSVLKAASKNTTFTYEIDPRDFGGIAIDHFGNPLPEETLNAAKQADAILLAAIGHPKYNNAPVRPEQGLLALRKALGLYANVRPLKIHKKLQNLSPIRNVENVDFVVIRELTGGIYFGKHELNADNAIDINEYSADEIRRIIRFAFETARGRDKRVTSVDKQNVLATSKLWHKIADEIAQEYPDVQLEHQLVDSCAMLLITHPQKFDVIVTENLFGDILTDEASSLAGTLGVMPSSSHGDQGVSLYEPIHGSAPDIEGKGIANPVSMVLSIAMMLRESFHEIALAERIENAVEQAFSKDIFTQDLGGKATTAEMTAAIIDHL, from the coding sequence ATGAACAAAATCGTAACCCTTGCTGGTGACGGAATCGGCCCAGAAATCATGGCCGCTGGTCTTTCTGTCCTCAAAGCAGCCAGCAAAAATACAACTTTCACTTATGAAATCGATCCTCGAGATTTTGGCGGAATCGCCATTGACCACTTTGGCAATCCTTTGCCCGAAGAAACTTTGAACGCCGCCAAACAAGCGGATGCTATTTTACTAGCAGCAATTGGTCATCCCAAATACAACAATGCTCCCGTACGTCCTGAACAAGGTCTTTTAGCCCTACGTAAAGCTCTTGGACTTTATGCAAATGTTCGCCCACTGAAAATCCACAAAAAACTTCAGAACCTCTCGCCAATCCGCAATGTTGAAAATGTTGATTTTGTGGTGATTCGTGAGTTGACTGGTGGGATTTATTTTGGTAAACACGAGTTAAATGCTGACAATGCGATTGACATCAATGAATACAGCGCTGACGAAATTCGTCGAATTATCCGTTTTGCCTTTGAAACCGCTCGTGGACGTGACAAGCGTGTGACCTCCGTGGACAAACAAAACGTGCTGGCCACTTCTAAACTCTGGCACAAAATTGCTGATGAAATTGCCCAAGAATACCCTGACGTTCAACTCGAACATCAATTGGTGGACTCTTGCGCGATGCTTTTGATTACTCATCCGCAAAAATTTGACGTGATTGTCACTGAAAATCTCTTTGGTGACATTTTAACTGACGAAGCTTCTAGCCTTGCTGGAACTCTTGGCGTGATGCCCTCTAGCTCCCACGGCGATCAAGGAGTCAGCTTATATGAGCCAATCCATGGATCAGCACCCGATATTGAAGGCAAGGGTATTGCCAATCCTGTGAGCATGGTGCTCTCTATCGCCATGATGCTCCGCGAAAGCTTTCATGAAATTGCTCTGGCTGAGCGGATTGAAAACGCCGTAGAACAAGCTTTTTCCAAAGATATCTTCACTCAGGATCTTGGTGGAAAAGCAACGACAGCCGAAATGACTGCCGCAATTATTGATCATCTATAA
- the leuC gene encoding 3-isopropylmalate dehydratase large subunit, translated as MAGKTIFDKLWDRHVVAGNAGEPQLLYIDLHVIHEVTSPQAFQGLRDTGRKVRRPDLTYGTIDHNVPTKDIYDIHDLISKNQIDTFTRNVKEFGITAQLHGASGQGICHMVAAESGRTQPGKTIVCGDSHTATNGAFGAIAFGIGTSEVEHVLATQTLWQVKPKRMKVEFTGHRQNGVYSKDMILALIAKYGVDAGVGYAVEYTGEAVSDLSMEERMTICNMSIEFGAKIGLMNPDEKTFDYVKGRPQAPKDLPAAIADWKTLVSDKDAVYDKVLRVDVSDLAPMVTWGTNPGMGMEFGLEFPEIHSLNDERAYRYMDLKPGQTAEEIDLGYVFIGSCTNARLSDLVEAAKFVAGKQVASNITAIVVPGSRPVKTAAEALGLDKVFTEAGFEWRDPGCSACLGMNPDQIPEQVHCASTSNRNFEGRQGHNARTHLCSPAMAAAAAIHGKFVDVRGMA; from the coding sequence ATGGCAGGGAAAACAATTTTTGACAAACTTTGGGATCGCCACGTTGTCGCTGGCAACGCAGGTGAACCTCAACTCCTTTATATCGATTTACACGTCATTCACGAGGTGACCAGTCCACAAGCTTTTCAAGGGCTGCGTGACACCGGACGCAAAGTGCGCCGTCCTGATTTGACTTATGGTACGATTGATCACAATGTCCCTACAAAAGACATTTATGATATTCATGATTTGATTTCTAAAAATCAAATTGATACTTTCACGCGTAATGTCAAAGAATTTGGCATTACTGCTCAACTCCACGGCGCTTCAGGACAAGGGATTTGTCACATGGTCGCTGCCGAATCTGGACGTACTCAACCAGGAAAAACAATTGTCTGTGGGGACTCCCATACCGCCACAAATGGTGCCTTTGGAGCCATCGCATTTGGGATTGGCACAAGTGAAGTCGAACACGTCTTAGCCACCCAAACACTTTGGCAAGTCAAACCTAAACGGATGAAAGTAGAATTTACTGGACATCGACAAAATGGTGTTTATTCCAAAGATATGATTTTGGCACTTATTGCCAAATATGGCGTTGACGCTGGCGTTGGCTACGCTGTTGAATATACTGGCGAAGCTGTTTCAGACTTAAGTATGGAAGAGCGCATGACGATTTGCAATATGTCCATTGAATTCGGAGCGAAAATCGGCTTGATGAATCCTGATGAAAAGACATTTGACTATGTCAAAGGACGCCCGCAAGCGCCTAAGGATCTTCCTGCCGCTATCGCCGATTGGAAAACGCTCGTTTCTGACAAAGATGCTGTTTATGATAAGGTTTTGCGTGTGGATGTGAGCGATTTGGCTCCGATGGTGACTTGGGGTACTAACCCCGGAATGGGAATGGAATTTGGTTTAGAATTTCCTGAAATACACAGTCTTAATGACGAACGTGCTTATCGCTATATGGACTTGAAACCAGGGCAAACGGCTGAGGAAATTGACTTAGGTTATGTTTTCATTGGTTCTTGCACCAATGCGCGCCTGAGTGATTTAGTAGAAGCTGCAAAATTCGTCGCCGGAAAGCAAGTCGCAAGCAATATCACAGCAATTGTCGTTCCAGGAAGTCGGCCGGTCAAAACAGCAGCCGAGGCGCTTGGTTTGGATAAAGTTTTTACAGAAGCTGGTTTTGAATGGCGTGATCCAGGTTGCTCTGCTTGTTTGGGAATGAATCCTGACCAAATTCCCGAACAAGTCCACTGCGCTTCAACTTCTAATCGAAATTTTGAAGGCCGCCAAGGCCATAATGCACGTACGCATCTCTGTAGTCCCGCAATGGCTGCAGCAGCTGCGATTCATGGCAAATTTGTAGATGTGAGAGGAATGGCTTAA
- the leuD gene encoding 3-isopropylmalate dehydratase small subunit, which translates to MEKFTIYKGTSVPLMNDNIDTDQIIPKQFLKAIDKKGFGKNLFFEWRYLDDHYSENPDFILNNPAYRKASILVSGDNFGSGSSREHAAWALADFGFRAVIAGSFSDIFYNNALKNGLLPIRQPREVLEKLANLTSTTALTIDLGHQLIVVGDEVFPFEIDGTWKHKLMHGLDDISVTLAYETDITAYEQKMPAYR; encoded by the coding sequence ATGGAAAAATTTACAATTTACAAAGGAACAAGCGTTCCACTGATGAATGATAACATTGATACTGACCAAATCATCCCTAAGCAGTTTTTAAAAGCGATTGATAAAAAAGGATTTGGTAAGAATTTATTTTTTGAGTGGCGCTATCTGGATGATCACTACTCTGAAAATCCTGATTTTATCTTGAACAATCCAGCTTATCGCAAGGCTTCGATTTTGGTTTCTGGGGACAATTTTGGTTCTGGTTCTTCACGAGAACACGCTGCTTGGGCCTTGGCTGACTTTGGATTTCGAGCTGTCATTGCGGGATCTTTTTCCGATATTTTTTATAACAATGCGCTCAAAAATGGTTTGTTGCCGATTCGACAACCTCGCGAAGTTCTGGAAAAATTGGCCAATCTGACCAGCACGACAGCATTGACAATTGACTTGGGACATCAGCTTATCGTTGTTGGGGATGAGGTCTTTCCTTTTGAAATTGATGGTACTTGGAAACACAAATTGATGCACGGTTTGGACGATATCAGCGTTACCCTCGCTTACGAAACGGACATTACTGCTTATGAGCAAAAGATGCCTGCCTACCGTTGA
- the murC gene encoding UDP-N-acetylmuramate--L-alanine ligase: MEKTYHFTGIKGSGMSALALMLHQMGKKVQGSDSTDYFFTQRGLEEAGVSLLPFDEKNIKPEFELIAGNAFRDDNNVEIAFAHKNGFPFKRYHEFLGHFMEDFTSIGVAGAHGKTSTTGMLAHVMANIVDTSYLIGDGTGRGNAESQYFVFESDEYERHFLPYHPEYTIMTNIDFDHPDYFEGIEDVTAAFQEYANNIKNGIFAYGEDVNLRQLTAKAPIFYYGFEANDDYRAENLIRSTRGSSFDAYFRGEKIGHFVVPAYGKHNVLNALSVVAVCHNLGLDMNEVADHLLTFRGVKRRFTEKKVGETIIIDDFAHHPTEIEATLDAARQKYPDREIVAVFQPHTFTRTIAFADEFAAVLDHADTVYLAQIYGSAREVDHHEITAQDLADKVRKPAKVIDLNNVSPLLDHDRGVYVFMGAGNIQKYELAFEQLLSQTSTNLQ, from the coding sequence ATGGAAAAAACATATCATTTTACCGGTATTAAAGGTTCGGGCATGAGCGCACTTGCATTGATGCTCCACCAAATGGGCAAAAAAGTTCAAGGTTCAGACTCAACAGACTATTTTTTCACCCAACGTGGACTTGAAGAAGCTGGAGTGTCACTCTTACCTTTTGACGAAAAAAATATCAAACCAGAATTTGAATTGATTGCGGGAAATGCTTTTCGTGATGACAATAATGTCGAAATCGCCTTTGCTCACAAAAATGGCTTTCCTTTCAAACGCTACCATGAGTTTTTAGGGCATTTCATGGAAGATTTCACAAGTATTGGTGTTGCTGGAGCACATGGTAAAACTTCGACTACAGGGATGCTTGCGCACGTCATGGCCAATATCGTGGACACTTCTTACTTGATTGGTGACGGAACAGGTCGTGGAAATGCAGAAAGTCAATATTTTGTCTTTGAATCTGATGAATATGAGCGTCATTTCTTACCTTACCACCCAGAATATACGATTATGACCAACATCGACTTTGACCATCCTGACTACTTTGAAGGGATTGAAGATGTCACAGCAGCTTTCCAAGAATATGCAAATAATATTAAAAATGGAATTTTTGCTTATGGTGAAGATGTGAATTTGCGTCAATTGACTGCTAAAGCTCCGATTTTCTACTATGGTTTTGAAGCTAATGATGATTATCGTGCGGAAAATCTGATTCGTAGCACTCGTGGTTCATCTTTTGATGCCTACTTCCGCGGTGAAAAAATTGGTCACTTTGTTGTGCCAGCTTATGGAAAACATAATGTCCTCAATGCTTTGTCTGTCGTTGCTGTGTGTCACAATCTCGGGCTTGATATGAACGAAGTGGCTGATCATTTGTTGACGTTCCGTGGTGTAAAACGTCGTTTTACAGAGAAAAAAGTTGGAGAAACAATTATTATTGACGATTTCGCACATCATCCAACGGAAATCGAAGCAACACTTGATGCTGCCCGTCAAAAATATCCAGATCGTGAAATTGTTGCGGTATTCCAACCGCATACTTTTACCAGAACGATTGCCTTTGCAGATGAATTTGCTGCTGTTTTGGATCATGCGGATACAGTTTATTTGGCGCAAATTTACGGTTCAGCTCGTGAAGTTGACCACCATGAAATTACAGCGCAAGATTTGGCAGACAAAGTGCGCAAACCAGCAAAAGTGATTGATTTGAATAATGTTTCGCCTTTGCTTGACCATGACCGTGGCGTTTACGTCTTTATGGGTGCTGGAAATATTCAAAAATATGAACTTGCTTTTGAGCAATTGCTTAGCCAAACTTCAACGAACCTACAATAA